The sequence CGATCGAGCGAGCCGAGCGCCGCCTTGATCTGCGCAAGCAGCATCACCGCGCAGCGCTCCGCCGCCTCGTTCGCGAACGCCTCCTCGGCATCCTCGCCGCACCGCCCGAGCATCAGCTGCCCGTCCTTGAACGGCAGCTGGCCCGAAATGTGGAGCAGGCCACCCACCTCCACCGCCGGCACATAGGCGGCGACGGGCGCGGCAGCTTCCGGAAGTTCGATGTTCAGTTCGGCGAGGCGGGCGTCGATGCTCATGGCTGCCGATGTCGTTGCTGCGCCGCGACGCGTCAAGCGCTGATCGGCAATGCGAGCCGGCCGAGCAGCCAGTCCGCAGCCGCATCCCAATCGTCGATGCGGACGTGGGCGTCGGGCGCGGGCGGGATCGTCGCGGCTATGCTCGGCTCCGCCACCATGTGCAGCCGCCACACGCCGGGCGCATCCGCTGCGACCGATTGGTGATGCACCGCGAGATCATCGACGAACGCAGCCGCGCTGGGGCCGATCTCGTCGAGCAGGCGCGCGACCGCCGGCCCCTTGCCGCCCTGGTTGCACACGACGCGATGCGCGATGCCGAAGGCGTCGAGCTGCGCCGCGCGGCCGGCATGGCACCAGTCCTGCAGATTGGTGAGGATCACGATGTCGGCGACCGCACCGATCCGCTCGAGCGCGGCCGCGGCCCCCGGCACCAAGGTCTGGCGCGACATTTCGGTGCGGAAGAAGCCGTCGAGCAGCGGCCACACTTCGTGCGTCGGCACGATGCCGCCGCTGCCCCGCCGGGTGAGCGCATCGCCGAACGCGCCGCCGACCGGATTGAAATCGATATCGTGCGCCTCGTCGAGCCACGCGCCGAAATGCCGCACCATATGCAGCAGCACCTCGTCGCAGTCGGTGATGAGCAAGGGGCGGCTCATGCCTCCAGCGCCTCGTGGGCCGCGACCAGCGCCGTCGGCGTCGTGGCGAGCGCGTCGGCGCAAGCGATCAGATCGGGTTCGTACGCCTCCAGGAAGGCGAGCACGGCCGCCAGCACCGCCGGTTCGGCAGCCCGCGCACGCAGATCGTCGGGCGCGATGCCGGTCACGGCCAGCATGCGTTCAGCACGGTCCGTATCGGACATGATCCATGCAAGCGCTTGAAGCGCCAGCGCAACTGGATCGCTAAGGCGGTGTTCAAGATTTCTCATGGTAGTTTGAGTGAGGGGGCCTAAGACCTGATGAAAGAGCCGGAGCCCGCCCCCGTGACCAAGACCGTGCTGGTTGTCGAGGACAATGAGCTGAACCTCAAATTGTTTTGCGATCTGCTGCGCGCCCATGGCTATCGGGCGGAGCCGGTGACCGACGGCCGCGAGGCGATCGACCGGGCGCACGCGGTGAGCCCCGATCTGATCGTGATGGATATCCAGATGCCGCACGTCACGGGTCTCGAGCTGATCGAGGCGATCAAGGCCGATCCGGCCCTCGGCGCGATCCCGGTGATGGCGGTGACCGCCTACGCCGCCAAGGGCGACGAGGAACGCATCCGCCAGGCCGGCGCCGAAGCCTATGTGTCGAAACCCGTCCCGGTCGCGCGGTTCATGGAAGTGGTGAACGGGCTCATCTGAAGCCCCCCACGGAACAAACCGGCCGCTCGTCCGCCTAATCAGGTCAGATCAACAAAGAGGCGCCGATGGGCAAATATCATCACGAGCTCGATTATCTGCAGGGTGCGCTCGTCCGCATGCAGCAGGCGATGATGGCGAGCGGCGCGCGCGCCGTGGTCGTACTCGAAGGCCGCGACGGCGCCGGCAAGGACGGCAACATCAAGCGCATCACCGAGCATCTGTCCCCCCGCGCCACACGCGTCGTGGCGTTGCCCAAGCCGTCGGATCGCGAGCAATCGCAATGGTATCTGCAACGCTATGCCACCCACCTGCCGGCGGCCGGCGAGATCGTGATCTTCAACCGATCATGGTATAACCGCGCCGGGGTCGAGGTGGTGATGGGCTTTTCGACGCCCAACCAGCAGGCCGAATTCCTCAACGATGCGCCGCAGTTCGAGCGGATGCTGATCGAAAGCGGCATAACGCTGGTCAAGCTGTGGCTCGACATCGACCGCGCCGAGCAGAAGGATCGGCTCGACGCGCGGCGTGCCGATCCGCTGAAGGTGCTCAAGGTGTCGGATCTGGACAAGGTCGCCCAGAAGAAGTGGGACGATTATTCGGCGGCGCGCAACACTATGCTGGAGCGCACCGATACGCCGATCGCACCGTGGTTCTGCGTGCGCGCCAATTCCAAGAAGCCGGCCCGGCTGGCGGTGATCCGCCATCTGCTGCGCTCGATCGCGCCGCCGGAGATCGCGGACACGGTCGAGGCGCCCGACGACAAGATCCTGTTTCGGTTCGAATCGGCAGCGATCAAGGACGGCCGGCTCGCCCCCTGATCGTCGGCGCGACGGATGTCAGGTGACGGGCGTCAGTGCCTCGCCCGTCGCAAACCAGTGCCGGAGATTGTCGACCACCATGTCACTCATCGCGTCGCGGGTGAACTGCGTCGCGGTGCCGACATGCGGCAGCAACACGACGTCGTCGCGGCCAACGAGCCCCGCCAGCGGGTGCGGCTCATGCTCGAACACGTCGAGCCCGGCGGCCGCGATCTGCTTCGCATCCAGCGCGGCGAGCAAGGCGGCTTCGTCCACCGCATTGCCGCGCCCGACATTGATCAGCACACCGCGCGGGCCGAGCGCGGCGAGCAGCGCTGCATCGACCATGTGATAGGTCGAATCGCCGCCCGGCAGCACCGAGATCAACGTGTCGACCCGCTCGGCCAGCGCCTGCGCGCTGTCGACATAGTCAAAGGCCAGGTCGGGGTTCCGGCGACGCTGATGATACAGGATCGGCCGACCGAAGCCCGCCAGCCGGCGCGCGATCGCCTGGCCGATCCGCCCCATGCCGAGGATGCCGAAGGTGCGGTCGCGCAATGTCGTCGCCGACAGCGGGAATTGCGCCTCCGCCCAGCGACCGTCGCGAAGGTAGCGCTCGGCCACGCCCAGCCGGCGCACCGTCATCAGCAGCAGTCCAAGCGCGAGATCGGCGGTTTCGTCCATCGCCGCATCGGGTGTGTTCGACAACGTGATTTCGCGTGCCTTGAGCGCGGCGAGGTCGATCGTGTCGTAGCCCACGCCGAAGCTCGAGATCATCGCCAGCTTCGGCAGCCGATCGAGCAACGCATCGTCGATCCGCCAATGCCAGTTGGTCGCGATGGCGCGCGCGTCGCGCGCCTCGGGTCGATCGAGCTGATCGGGGCCATCGATCGCCACCACGTCGGCGAAGGCGGCACAGCCCTCCCTGACACGGGGGCTGACGGGCGCGAGGATGAGGATGGTGGGGCGTGGGTCGGTCATCATATCGGGGATCAGGCGTGGCCGCTCGTCGGGGCGAGCAGGCGCACGTCGATGCCGGCGGCGGCGAAAGAGCGCGGCCAGCGCTCGTACACCGGTGTCTCGAATAGAAGTTCGTCGCGCGCGGCGACGGTGAACCAGCCGTGGCGGCCAAGCTCTTCGTCGAGCTGGCCGTCGCCCCAACCGGCATAGCCGAGCGCGACCAGCCATCGATCCGGCCCGACGCCATCGGCGATGGCGCGCAGGACATCGAGCGTGGTCGTCACCGCGAGATCGGACGAGACCACCAACGTATCTTCGCCCTGCCACTCGACCGAATGGAGGACGAAGCCGCGCTGCGGCTCGACCGGGCCGCCGTGATAGATGGGCGCGTCGGGCGCTTCGCCGATCTCGATGTCGAGCTGTCCCAGCAATGTATGGAGACCGAGCTGCGGCACGATCCGGCCGATGCCGATGCCCATCGCGCCGTCGGGCGAGTGGATACACAGCGCGATCACCGCTTGCGCGAACCGCGGATCGCCGATGCCCGGCAGCGCCAGCAGCAGCTGGCCGGCAAGCGAAAGAGAGCCGCTGTCCGTCATACCTTGGTCTATACGCACGGGGGGCGACGGGGGTCCAGCCACAGCCCCTTCCGATCTGGTGGTACGGCTGTTACGGACCGGGCCGCCGACTTCGAGGAGACCCCGATGACGATCCAGCCCGGCGACAAGGTGCCCGACATTACCCTGGTGCGTGTCTGCACCAACGGACCGGACAAGATCGCCACCGGCGCCTATTTCAAAGGCCGCCGCATCGTCCTTTTCTCCGTGCCGGGTGCCTTCACGCCGACCTGTTCGGCCAAGCATCTGCCGGGCTTCATCACCGAGGCGGAAGCCTTCAAGGACAAAGGTGTGGACGAGATCGTCTGCACCGCCGTCAACGATCCGTTCGTGATGGCGGCGTGGGCCAAGGCCAGCGCGGTCGACGATCGCGTGACGCTGCTCGCCGACGGCAATGGCGAATTCGTACGCGCGCTGGGGTTGGACATGGACTGCACCGGCTTCGGCCTCGGCATGCGCGGGCGTCGCTTCGCGATGATCGTCGGCGACGGCACCGTCGAGCAATTGTTCGTCGAGGCGCCGGGCGAGTTCGAGGTGAGCGCCGCCGAATATGTGCTGGCGCGGCTCTGACGCCGATGCCGAGCGCCGCCAGCCTGGCCCATGTCGATGCGCTGGACGCGCTGTATCGCGAGTCGGTCGCGAACCTGCGCACGGCCCTGTCCGCCTATATCGCGACCGGCACGCGCCCCGATCCGGCGATGCGCGCGGGCGGCGCCTTCTGCTATCCGGAACTGCGCGTCCGCTATGACGGCGCGCGGCCGGTGGTCGGCTATGGCCGGGCCTTCGCCCGCCTGAACGAGCCCGGCGACTATGCCGTCAGCGTCACCCAGCCCGGCCTGTTCCGGACCTATATCGCCGAGCAGCTCGATTTCCTCGTCGAGGATTTCGGCGCGGTCGTAACGATCGGACGCAGCGCCGAGGAAATCCCCTACCCTTACGTGCTCGACGCCGAGATCGATCTGACCGGCGCCGCCGCGGTGGAGCTGGCGCGGATCTTTCCATCGACCGACCTCGCCCATATCGGCGACGAGATTGCCGACGGCATCGCGCCGTTAGTCCCCGGCCGACCGCGCCCGCTGGCATTGTTCGATGCGGCGCGGGTCGATTTCAGCCTCGCGCGGCTGCGTCATTATACCGGCACACCGCCGGCGCATGTTCAGAAATATATCCTGTTCACCAACTATCACCGCTACGTCGACGAATTCGTGCGCTGGGCGTGCGCCGAGCTGAACGGCGACAAGGGCTACACCCTGCTCAGCGGCGCAGGCGGGGTGGAGATCCGGCCGGGCGATACCGATGTCGAGGCGGCGATCGCTGACAGTGCGTGGCGGCGCCACCAGATGCCGGCCTATCACCTCGTCGCACCCGACGGCGGCGGCATCACTTTGGTCAATATCGGCGTCGGCCCGTCGAACGCCAAGACGATCACCGATCACCTCGCCGTCACCCGGCCCGAGGCGTGGCTGATGATCGGCCATTGCGGCGGGCTGCGCCCGAGCCAGCGCATCGGCGACTATGTACTGGCGCACGCTTATCTGCGCGACGATCACGTGCTGGACGACGTGCTGCCGCCCGAAATCCCGATCCCGGCGATCGCCGAGGTGCAGGTCGCGCTCGGCCGCGCCGCCGAGCGCGTCTCGGGCGAGAGCGGCGAGCAGCTCAAGCGCCGGCTGCGCACCGGCACCGTCGTCACCAGCGACGATCGCAACTGGGAACTGCGCTACACCCGCTCGGCGCTGCGCTTTAGCCAGAGCCGCGCGGTCGCGATCGACATGGAGAGCGCGACGCTGGCGGCGCAGGGCTATCGCTTCCGCGTGCCCTACGGCACGTTGCTGTGCGTCTCCGACAAGCCGATCCATGGCGAGATCAAGCTGCCGGGGCAGGCCAACCGCTTCTACGAGCGCGCCATCGCCGAGCATCTGCAGATCGGCATCGCCGCGATCGACGAGCTGAAGCTGGCCGGCGAACAGCTCCACAGCCGCAAGCTGCGCGCGTTCAACGAGCCGCCGTTCCGCTAATCCCTCGCGCGGCGCTGGCAGCACGAACAACCTGCGCTTATAAGTGGCGGGTGCGCGACCCGTTCGACCTCAACCTCCGCCATTTCCTTGCATTGCGCACCATCGCCGAGCGCGGCCGGCTGGGTGCGGCGGCCGAGGCGGAGAGCATGACGCAACCGGCGCTGACCCAGGGCCTCGCCCGGCTGGAGGCGCAGCTCGGCCAACCGCTGTTCGCGCGCCGCGCCGACGGGATGCGCGCGACCGACGCGGGCGCGCTGGCCGTAGACCGCGCCACCCGCGCGCTATGGCACCTGCGCGCGCTGCCCGCGGCGCGCGGCTTCGCCTCCCCGGAACGCCTCGTCACTTCGGCGCAGTTGC is a genomic window of Sphingomonas nostoxanthinifaciens containing:
- a CDS encoding RidA family protein, which encodes MSIDARLAELNIELPEAAAPVAAYVPAVEVGGLLHISGQLPFKDGQLMLGRCGEDAEEAFANEAAERCAVMLLAQIKAALGSLDRVARIVKLGVFVSSTPAFIAQPKVANGASELMVKVFGDAGKHARSAVGVAVLPLGAVVEVDAIVAIAG
- a CDS encoding HAD family hydrolase, translated to MSRPLLITDCDEVLLHMVRHFGAWLDEAHDIDFNPVGGAFGDALTRRGSGGIVPTHEVWPLLDGFFRTEMSRQTLVPGAAAALERIGAVADIVILTNLQDWCHAGRAAQLDAFGIAHRVVCNQGGKGPAVARLLDEIGPSAAAFVDDLAVHHQSVAADAPGVWRLHMVAEPSIAATIPPAPDAHVRIDDWDAAADWLLGRLALPISA
- a CDS encoding DUF3572 family protein; the encoded protein is MSDTDRAERMLAVTGIAPDDLRARAAEPAVLAAVLAFLEAYEPDLIACADALATTPTALVAAHEALEA
- a CDS encoding response regulator, giving the protein MTKTVLVVEDNELNLKLFCDLLRAHGYRAEPVTDGREAIDRAHAVSPDLIVMDIQMPHVTGLELIEAIKADPALGAIPVMAVTAYAAKGDEERIRQAGAEAYVSKPVPVARFMEVVNGLI
- the ppk2 gene encoding polyphosphate kinase 2, with amino-acid sequence MGKYHHELDYLQGALVRMQQAMMASGARAVVVLEGRDGAGKDGNIKRITEHLSPRATRVVALPKPSDREQSQWYLQRYATHLPAAGEIVIFNRSWYNRAGVEVVMGFSTPNQQAEFLNDAPQFERMLIESGITLVKLWLDIDRAEQKDRLDARRADPLKVLKVSDLDKVAQKKWDDYSAARNTMLERTDTPIAPWFCVRANSKKPARLAVIRHLLRSIAPPEIADTVEAPDDKILFRFESAAIKDGRLAP
- a CDS encoding 2-hydroxyacid dehydrogenase, which codes for MTDPRPTILILAPVSPRVREGCAAFADVVAIDGPDQLDRPEARDARAIATNWHWRIDDALLDRLPKLAMISSFGVGYDTIDLAALKAREITLSNTPDAAMDETADLALGLLLMTVRRLGVAERYLRDGRWAEAQFPLSATTLRDRTFGILGMGRIGQAIARRLAGFGRPILYHQRRRNPDLAFDYVDSAQALAERVDTLISVLPGGDSTYHMVDAALLAALGPRGVLINVGRGNAVDEAALLAALDAKQIAAAGLDVFEHEPHPLAGLVGRDDVVLLPHVGTATQFTRDAMSDMVVDNLRHWFATGEALTPVT
- a CDS encoding YqgE/AlgH family protein — encoded protein: MTDSGSLSLAGQLLLALPGIGDPRFAQAVIALCIHSPDGAMGIGIGRIVPQLGLHTLLGQLDIEIGEAPDAPIYHGGPVEPQRGFVLHSVEWQGEDTLVVSSDLAVTTTLDVLRAIADGVGPDRWLVALGYAGWGDGQLDEELGRHGWFTVAARDELLFETPVYERWPRSFAAAGIDVRLLAPTSGHA
- a CDS encoding peroxiredoxin, with the protein product MTIQPGDKVPDITLVRVCTNGPDKIATGAYFKGRRIVLFSVPGAFTPTCSAKHLPGFITEAEAFKDKGVDEIVCTAVNDPFVMAAWAKASAVDDRVTLLADGNGEFVRALGLDMDCTGFGLGMRGRRFAMIVGDGTVEQLFVEAPGEFEVSAAEYVLARL
- a CDS encoding AMP nucleosidase, whose protein sequence is MPSAASLAHVDALDALYRESVANLRTALSAYIATGTRPDPAMRAGGAFCYPELRVRYDGARPVVGYGRAFARLNEPGDYAVSVTQPGLFRTYIAEQLDFLVEDFGAVVTIGRSAEEIPYPYVLDAEIDLTGAAAVELARIFPSTDLAHIGDEIADGIAPLVPGRPRPLALFDAARVDFSLARLRHYTGTPPAHVQKYILFTNYHRYVDEFVRWACAELNGDKGYTLLSGAGGVEIRPGDTDVEAAIADSAWRRHQMPAYHLVAPDGGGITLVNIGVGPSNAKTITDHLAVTRPEAWLMIGHCGGLRPSQRIGDYVLAHAYLRDDHVLDDVLPPEIPIPAIAEVQVALGRAAERVSGESGEQLKRRLRTGTVVTSDDRNWELRYTRSALRFSQSRAVAIDMESATLAAQGYRFRVPYGTLLCVSDKPIHGEIKLPGQANRFYERAIAEHLQIGIAAIDELKLAGEQLHSRKLRAFNEPPFR